One genomic region from Manis pentadactyla isolate mManPen7 chromosome 12, mManPen7.hap1, whole genome shotgun sequence encodes:
- the LOC118916210 gene encoding uncharacterized protein LOC118916210 isoform X13, translated as MQIRERRQEELLPRLSPCSGPHSRPRSEHGGAQMVDRRCARLRLPPGAQARRSRRSARTWSRRPGRPCARPALPPPALHRRTCCGASRAGPASGLKATATALRAGRRQKTDAASLSPTCLTSP; from the exons ATGCAGATTCGCGAGCGCCGCCAGGAGGAGCTGCTCCCGCGGCTCAGTCCGTGCTCCGGCCCGCATTCCCGTCCGCGCAGCGAGCACGGCGGAGCCCAGATGGTGGACCGGCGCTGTGCTCGactgcgccttcctcccggcgCGCAGGCCCGGCGGTCCCGGCGATCGGCCCGGACATGGAGCCGCCGCCCCGGCCGGCCCTGCGCTCGTCCAGCTCTGCCGCCTCCAGCCTTGCACCGTCGTACCTGCTGCGGAGCGTCCagagcgggccccgcttcagggttgaaggcgacagcgacggctctgcgggcgggaag GAGACAGAAAACCGACGCCGCCTCTCTGTCACCCACATGCCTCACATCGCCCTGA
- the LOC118916210 gene encoding uncharacterized protein LOC118916210 isoform X11, with amino-acid sequence MQIRERRQEELLPRLSPCSGPHSRPRSEHGGAQMVDRRCARLRLPPGAQARRSRRSARTWSRRPGRPCARPALPPPALHRRTCCGASRAGPASGLKATATALRAGSFIPLWCEKLHRFWGLVRDNFAACFSGPPQPLGEARVLSTSFTRSMCASNFVSATDPVAQHRKTHGRCSWLQRHGEGRRRG; translated from the exons ATGCAGATTCGCGAGCGCCGCCAGGAGGAGCTGCTCCCGCGGCTCAGTCCGTGCTCCGGCCCGCATTCCCGTCCGCGCAGCGAGCACGGCGGAGCCCAGATGGTGGACCGGCGCTGTGCTCGactgcgccttcctcccggcgCGCAGGCCCGGCGGTCCCGGCGATCGGCCCGGACATGGAGCCGCCGCCCCGGCCGGCCCTGCGCTCGTCCAGCTCTGCCGCCTCCAGCCTTGCACCGTCGTACCTGCTGCGGAGCGTCCagagcgggccccgcttcagggttgaaggcgacagcgacggctctgcgggcgggaag tttcatacccttgtggtgtgagaagctgcatcgtttttgggggctcgtccgggataacttcgcag cctgcttctccgggccgccccagcctctgggtgaggcaagggtgctctctacttcctttactcgctcgatgtgtgcctctaacttcgtcagtgccacggaccccgttgctcagcaccgcaag
- the LOC118916210 gene encoding uncharacterized protein LOC118916210 isoform X12, with amino-acid sequence MQIRERRQEELLPRLSPCSGPHSRPRSEHGGAQMVDRRCARLRLPPGAQARRSRRSARTWSRRPGRPCARPALPPPALHRRTCCGASRAGPASGLKATATALRAGSFIPLWCEKLHRFWGLVRDNFAGREQRAFS; translated from the exons ATGCAGATTCGCGAGCGCCGCCAGGAGGAGCTGCTCCCGCGGCTCAGTCCGTGCTCCGGCCCGCATTCCCGTCCGCGCAGCGAGCACGGCGGAGCCCAGATGGTGGACCGGCGCTGTGCTCGactgcgccttcctcccggcgCGCAGGCCCGGCGGTCCCGGCGATCGGCCCGGACATGGAGCCGCCGCCCCGGCCGGCCCTGCGCTCGTCCAGCTCTGCCGCCTCCAGCCTTGCACCGTCGTACCTGCTGCGGAGCGTCCagagcgggccccgcttcagggttgaaggcgacagcgacggctctgcgggcgggaag tttcatacccttgtggtgtgagaagctgcatcgtttttgggggctcgtccgggataacttcgcag